A segment of the Microbacterium luteolum genome:
GTACCCGCGACCTTGAAGTCCATGTCGCCGAGTGCGTCTTCCGCACCGAGGATGTCGGTCAGCGCCGCGTAGCGGGTCTCACCGTTGACCTCGTCGGAGACGAGTCCCATCGCGATACCGGCGACGGGAGCGCGCAGCGGCACACCCGCGTTCAGCAGCGACAGGGTCGACGCGCAGACGGAGCCCATCGAGGTCGAGCCGTTGGAGCTGAGCGCCTCGGACACCTGACGGATCGCGTACGGGAACTCCTCGCGGCTCGGCAGCACCGGCACGAGGGCGCGCTCGGCGAGGAAGCCGTGCCCGATCTCGCGACGCTTCGGCGAACCGACGCGACCGGTCTCACCGGTCGAGTACGGCGGGAAGTTGTAGTGGTGCATGTAGCGCTTGCTCGTGACGGGAGACAGCGAGTCGATCTGCTGCTCCATCTTGAGCATGTTCAGCGTGGTGACACCCAGGATCTGGGTCTCGCCGCGCTGGAAGATCGCGGAGCCGTGGACGCGCGGGATGACCTGCACCTCGGCGTCGAGCGGACGGATGTCCGCCAGACCACGGCCGTCGATGCGGGCGCCCTCGGTGAGGATACGACCGCGGACGATCTTCTTGGTGACCGACTTGTAGGCGGCGGAGAACTCGAGCGGGGCCGCGGCCGGGAGCGAACCCGACTCGGTGGCCTCGATGAGCTCGGCCTTGACGCGGTCCTTGATCGCGTCGTCGGCCGTCTGACGCTCGGTCTTGTCGGCGATCTGGTACACGCCGACGAGCTCGTCGTAGGAGCGGCCGGCCACGAAGTCGTAGACCTCCTGGCTGTACGCCGGGAAGACCGGGTAAACGCCCGGCTCCTTCGACGCGGTCGCGGCGAGCTCGGCCTGAGCCTTGACGAGCTGAGCGATGAACGGCTTCGAGGCCTCGAGGCCCTGGGCCACGATCTCCTCGTTCGGCTTGGTGGCGCCGGCCTTGATCAGGTTCCAGCTGCCCTCGGTCGCCTCAGCCTCGACCATCATGATGGCGACGTCTTCCGTGCCATCGGCCTTGGTGACGACGCGACCGGCGACGATCAGGTCGAAGACGGCCTCCGACACCTGCTCGGCGGTCGGGAAGGCGACCCACTGGTCGCCGTGGTCGCCGTGACCGGGGACGAATGCGAGACGCACACCCGCGACCGGACCCGAGAACGGCAGACCGGAGATCTGCGTCGACGCGGATGCGGCGTTGATGGCGAGAGCGTCGTAGAACTCGCCGGGAGCGATCGACATCACCGTGATGACGACCTGGACCTCGTTGCGGAGGCCGTCGACGAACGACGGACGCAACGGGCGGTCGATCAGACGGCAGACGAGGATCGCCTCGGTGGAGGGGCGGCCCTCACGACGGAAGAACGAGCCGGGGATCTTGCCGGCGGCGTAGGAGCGCTCCTCGACGTCGACCGTCAGCGGGAAGAAGTCGAACCCTTCGCGCGGGTGCTTGCCTGCGCTGGTGGCCGAGAGGAGCATGGTCTCGCCGTCGAGGTAGGCGGCGACTGCGCCCTGAGCCTGCTGCGCGAGGCGGCCGGTCTCGAAGCGGATGGTGCGGGTGCCGAAGCGGCCGTTGTCGAGAACGGCCTCGGTGGCGGTGATTTCAGGACCTTCCAAGAGGTCTCTCCTTCTTTGTTTAGACTCGCGAATCCATGTGACGCGCGAGCGCATTCAAGAGGAGCGGATACAGCAGGGTTCGGGCGCGCGGGCACTCCCGCGAACATCGCCTGCGCTGGCCACCAGTAGAAAGCCACCCGACATCTCCGTGCCGAGGAACCCACCACAGGGGACCAGCTTCTCCGCCGCTCGCTCCATGAGTCGATATGAAATTGTGCGATCGACACAGGTCGACCTCCTCCACCCTATCAGCGAGGCCCGCGGAATCCCGCGCCACGACCCGCTCAGCGGATCGGTCACGTCCCGGCCATGAGGCGTTCACCGCCCGGATGCCGTGACGTGAGCGGCATCCGCTGTGCTGGGGCGATGCGCATGTCAGTGATCGGCTGCGGCTACCTCGGTGCCGTGCATGCCGCCGCCATGGCCTCGATCGGACACGACGTCGTCGGCATCGACGTGGACGAGGGGAAGGTCGCCGCATTGGCCGCGGGGACCGCGCCGTTCTTCGAGCCTCGACTCACCGAGCTGCTCACAGACGGCCTGGCTTCGGGTCGGCTGCGGTTCAGCAGCCGGATGGCGGATGCCGCGGGTGCGGACGTGCACTTCCTCGCGGTCGGCACGCCTCAGACGGCCGGAGGACATGCGGCGGATCTGCGGTACGTCGACGCCGCCGTGGAGGACCTCCTCCCCCACCTCCGCCCCGGCGACGTCGTGGCGGGCAAGTCGACCGTCCCGGTGGGCACCGCCGCGCGACTGGCCGAGCGCCTGG
Coding sequences within it:
- a CDS encoding polyribonucleotide nucleotidyltransferase, producing MEGPEITATEAVLDNGRFGTRTIRFETGRLAQQAQGAVAAYLDGETMLLSATSAGKHPREGFDFFPLTVDVEERSYAAGKIPGSFFRREGRPSTEAILVCRLIDRPLRPSFVDGLRNEVQVVITVMSIAPGEFYDALAINAASASTQISGLPFSGPVAGVRLAFVPGHGDHGDQWVAFPTAEQVSEAVFDLIVAGRVVTKADGTEDVAIMMVEAEATEGSWNLIKAGATKPNEEIVAQGLEASKPFIAQLVKAQAELAATASKEPGVYPVFPAYSQEVYDFVAGRSYDELVGVYQIADKTERQTADDAIKDRVKAELIEATESGSLPAAAPLEFSAAYKSVTKKIVRGRILTEGARIDGRGLADIRPLDAEVQVIPRVHGSAIFQRGETQILGVTTLNMLKMEQQIDSLSPVTSKRYMHHYNFPPYSTGETGRVGSPKRREIGHGFLAERALVPVLPSREEFPYAIRQVSEALSSNGSTSMGSVCASTLSLLNAGVPLRAPVAGIAMGLVSDEVNGETRYAALTDILGAEDALGDMDFKVAGTSEFVTAIQLDTKLDGIPTQVLAGALTQAREARLTILNVLNAAIDAPDEMAPTAPRVISVQIPVDKIGELIGPKGKTINAIQDETGAQISIEEDGTVYIGATDGPSAEAARAQVNAIANPTNPEIGEQFLGTVVKIATFGAFVSLLPGKDGLLHVTEVRKLAGGKRVENVDDVLSVGQKILVKITKIDDRGKLSLEPVLDDAPAAEAAPAEDAAAE